Genomic DNA from Setaria italica strain Yugu1 chromosome V, Setaria_italica_v2.0, whole genome shotgun sequence:
AGAATGGATGGACTAACGCCTGCAAAACAAAGGATGGCACTAATTGATGAGTTCAATAACACTGATGAAATTTTTGTTTTCATTCTGACAACAAAAGTTGGTGGACTGGGTACGAATTTGACTGGTGCAAACAGGATTATTATTTATGATCCTGACTGGAATCCTTCAACAGACATGCAGGTACCGTTTGTTTGAGTATTTCATGTCTAGCTTGTATGTATATTTTTTATGTGTGCACCTGTTAGCTTTTaacattcttttttttgtgtATGTATCAGACCTAGAAAAATCACTGACATGAAAAAATGGATGCTAGTGAGAAATGACCTGATAGATGAATAATTTTGAATCAGGATCTTCTGATGAACTTACAAGCATAATCTCCTGTTTATCATTTACTAAGCTGTGTTTACAATTTCATTTTCCTGTCATAACGTTCTCTGCAAATGTGCAGCATTATCTGACCAGCACTTACCTTGTGTGATGTGTAGGCCAGGGAACGTGCATGGAGAATTGGGCAAACTAGAGATGTGACGGTTTACAGGCTGATCACGCGTGGGACGATAGAGGAGAAAGTCTATCATCGACAGATATACAAGCATTTCCTTACTAACAAAGTACTGAAAAACCCTCAGCAGAGAAGATTCTTTAAAGCCAGAGACATGAAGGATTTATTCACACTACAAGACGATGAAGGGAATGGTTCAACTGAAACATCAAATATTTTCAGTCAGTTGTCTGAAGATGTGAATATTGGGGTTCCAAGTGAAGGTCAACAAGATCAGGTACATATTGCTTTGACAATGCCAAGCACCAGTGAGGCAGAACCACCTAGTGGAGTGAAAGGGAAGGTGGACGAGAACTCTGACCAAGCAGATGAAGAATCAAACATTTTGAAGTCTCTCTTTGATGCCCAGGGCATTCATGTAAGCAATACTGTCGCATCCCTACTGAAAATTCGAATCCACAATATTTCAGTTTTCTGAACTAACATCCTGTTTTTTGAACTCGCTCAGAGCGCAATCAATCATGATGCCATAATGAATGCTAATGATGACCAGAAGGTGCGCCTAGAAGCAGAGGCCTCACAGGTGGCACAAAGGGCAGCTGAAGCTTTACGTCAATCTCGGATGCTCAGAAGCCGTGACAGCTTTGCTGTTCCCACATGGACTGGAAGATCTGGTGCTGCTGGGGCACCCTCCTCTGTTCGCAGGAAGTTTGGGTCCACAGTCAACAGCCAGTTGATCAGTTCGTCACAGCCACCAGAAACTTCAAGCAGCAGGAGCCAAAGTCTTCCGGTGGGTGCTCTAAATGGCAAGGCGATGTCGTCTGCGGAACTTTTGGCCAAGATTCGTGGAACCCGAGAGGGGGCTGCTTCAGATGCATTGGAGCATCAACTCAATGGAGGATCAGGTTCGAATCACGTATTGGGTCCATCTGGGAACAGCGGCCGTTCATCTAACTCTTCTAACCCAAGCATGATCGTGCAACCTGAAGTCCTGATCCGTCAGTTGTGCACATTCATACAGCAGAATGGTGGGTCTGCCAGCTCCACGAGCATAACGGAACACTTCAAGAGCCGCATACAGTCAAAGGATATGCTTCTCTTCAAGAACCTGCTGAAAGAGATAGCGACTTTGCAAAGAGGCGCGAACGGTGCCATGTGGGTGCTGAAACCTGATTACGAGTGATGGTAGACGTAGTTCACAGGAGCAAAATTTTGGCCTAGGAGTCATTTTCGATAgaggatctttttttttcaatcgtTATTGGTGGCTGACGGATTATTTTTGTAAGGAATATCTTAACAGGAAGAAATATTAGGAGATGAAATACAAGAATAGGAATCTTCACGGCTAGTCTGTATAGTGGAGTACAGTGTGTTTGCGGGTGTTGTACCCTGATGCAGCGGTCTCGAACGTTGGTCATTGGGTGGCATGCTGTGCTCTTCTTTTTCCTGGTGCTAGTTTTTGCAACAGTTTCGAGCATCTGAAATGGTCGTGTGTATTTGTTTTCGTTCCCTTGAAAAAGATCAAGATATGAACGTTCGCCAGCACATACATGTCCACCGAAACCGTGCTATTTTTTTTACAAGTTAAATTTCTCTGCAGTGCCAGTGATAGATTAGGAATCTACAGAAGAAAGTTACATGCAAACGCCATCTGGGGAAAAAGAGGAAAATGATTGATGACAAAGTTAACGGTCTGTAATCCTCCTCTCCTGAGAGATGGGACTAGGCCACAGACAGCCACAGCCTTGCCTTCCAGTTTCTCTCGAACCAAAGCTTGCACCATGGACCCAACGGTGTACAACCATTAACTTCAGCTCGAGATGGAAGACACGGCCGGTGTTTCTATAAAAAGTTTACCATTTAAGCAGCACGTTATTTCCTGTGCTCTCTGTCTGCGTGACGCTGGTGGATTCGACGTTGCAGCTTCTTCCATGGCCGCGTGATGAACATGGCGAGGCATTATTGATGCAATGATGCCTCGGCTCCTCTGATTCTTGCGGACAAGGACGGCGGAACCAGGTCCTGGTTTGATTTGATCCGTGTGAGCGGAGATGAAGAGCAGATTCTGATCCGACCTGATAGCACTTTACTAGAGATTAAACAATGGCATTACAAGCTAGGGTTCTGACACGATCGAACGCCGGCAACACTGGATTCCTATTTTTTTCATCAGAATAGTTGGATAAgcgttctatttttttttttgaaaaagcgTTCTATTTTTTGTGGTCAACAACTTTTCATAACTGAATTTCaggtagtactccctccgttccaaattataagtcattctaactttgTTGAAtagtcaaatcattttatgtttgatcaaaattacagagaggatcacaaagatttatagcacaatatcatgaatgttactttattgtataaatttgatcaaatatCAAACTTAAGATACTTTAACTCTCCGagaaaattaaaataacttataatttggaacagaggaagtACTAAGTGGTGTGCGACTAATCCCAAGCAACTGCATCACCATCTGCAGGGTACACTCAGCCTGAAAGCGCCCAAACCGGTTGAGCTGGATATTTGTGTCAGGAGGCTACCAGCAAGCGCtctaaggggatgtttggatcccagagctaaagtttagtccgtgtcatatcagatattcgaatgctaattaggaggactaaacatgagctaattacaaaactaattgcagaacctctaggctaaatcgcgagacgaatctattaagcctaattaatccatcattagcaaatatttactgtagcactatattgtcaaatcatggactaattaggcttaatagattcgtctcggcatttagcctagaggttatgaaattggttttgtaattagcctatgtttaataggCTTaattaggggctgtttggatacgaggtgctaaactttaacagtgtcacatcggatgttcggatgctaattaggaggactaaacatgagctaattataaaactaattgcagaaccttgtgctaattcgcgagacgaatctattaagtctaattaatccatcattagcaaatggttactgtagcaccacattgtcaaatcatggactaattaggcttaatagattcgtctcgcgaattatactccatctgtgcaattagttttgtaattagcttatgtttagtactcctaattagcatccaaacatccgatgtgacaggtgttaaactttaacaggtgtttcccaaacacccccttagtgtcaagcattcgatgtgacatgagtTAAAGTAGTCCGGGGATCCATGCACCAGTTAAAGTAGTCCGGGGATCCATGCACCCGACTTCTCCGGTGGCTTTTTGAAAGCGGTGCATAGACCAAGGCACCAAGCTAGCAGAGAATGATTCGATTCATTTCCACTAGAGGACAACAAATCTTTGCACAGATGAAACGTGCGACTAAAAGTTAACAGATACGGTGGTAGGAGTATCACCACCACCAGTATACCATATATTtttcttcatccttagtttCTACAAACAGGCACAGCTGACACGACCCCCAAGACATGCACACATGACACATCCTTTGGTCTTGCTTGACTGCTGTTATTCTAGTACGTACGCTAGCTCCCCCTCTACACCGTAAGCATCATCCGCTACACATACGTACACAGCACGGATCGACCAATTCATTTTGTGGATAGATGGATGGATCAGGCTTCAGGGTGCGCCAAATCCCTGGAGACGCCGGCCTGGTACGGCTCCTCGCAGAACTCGCCGCCGAGGTCGTCGCACGCCTCGCCGGGGAACACCCTGCAGTTCAGTCCATTCGCCACACACAATTAGTCGCCACCCAGTGGAATTTAAAAGATCAATTAATGCAAGAATGAACGGTGTGCTTGCTCACGTTTTGGGCTCGTCGTAGGACACGTAGTccctctccacctcctcctgccTCCTGGTcgcggcgtccgccgccgcaGAGGCGGCGAGCCTAGCCTCCGGGTACATCTGCCCGCTGCAGGCGTCGCCGCCGAACAGCTCGCAGGCTTCCATGGGGAACACCCTGCAACACCACATGATCCGTGTCATATACTCATCTAGCAACCAAATCAAGCAAGAGCTCAAAACATCGAGGGACCTCGGGGGCTTGCACACTTACGAGGAGCTCGAGCTGTAGTCGACCTCGGCAGGTTCGGCCGCGGAGACGGCGACTGCGGCGGCACGGAAGCTCCTCCGGAGGACAACGCGAACCGCCGCCACGCTCCTCACCGCCGGCCTGCCCTTCACGGGCGCCACGGCTGAGAACCTGACGGCTGTAGCGGCGGCCTGCATCTTCTGATCTGAACTTTCCTTGTGTTGATCAAGTGTTGCAGTGAAGTGGCAGCTTGGTTCAGTATGATCTGGAAGACTTATCTATCTTGTGTGGAGCTTCCAAGCCTGTGTGAGACTCCCTTATATACTGCAGGGCCACTGGGGGcccccattttggataagattCTGGTATGTGGTATCCCTTTATTGGTGAATGGTGATCAGAATTGTTCTTGCCTTCTTGGACCAAAGAGGGACCCACCCCCATGCCTGATCTTTTGAACCTTGTGTACCTTTGTAAAGATATTTCTACCTTTGATCCTGATAGTTATCTAATCTCAATTGTTGCGAAAAGGAAAACTGGAACAAGAAAAGGATATTGCAGGAAGACAACCTGTTCAAGATATTTTCACTGCCTTTGTTCATTTTGTTTAGATAGCTTTCGATGTAACCTGACGTGTACTTCCAAACAAGCAAACTTCAAGTGACCGTTAATAGATGAAAATTCCagaatgaaagaaaaagaaccaGGGATAGGGGGTGATTAACCAGGAACAGGAAAGTGCAGCAGCGACAGCAAGTGTAATAACTAAAGCATACTATCAGGATAAAAAAAGGCATACATCAGATTGTTCCGACTCAGACCCAAGCCACAGAGTTTTCACATCAAATTAAGAAAGGTACAACAGCATTTCTAACTGCGAAGTGATGCGCGAGGCACCGCTGGCAATCCTAGTTCATCCTCCTGCACCACATCAGATAAGAAGCAAGCAACCCTTAGCACCATCTCAACCAAGCTTTCGCTGAAAAAGTGGTTCGTGTAAAacagttttttttgttttggcaaACAATCATAAAGCAAACTGTAAAACATTGTTCTAGAAGGCATCAAATTCTAGATGGCAAATGCATGGAACGTTCAAAATGTAATTTGGTGAATTGCGTGTGGGATTGTTCCCTAGGAAAAAAACATCAGAACAGTAGTATGCTAAGTTGAGAATGTTGTGCAAATAAATCACCTGCCCCCCTGCTGGGACTGCTGCAGGACGTGTTGGTGCGGCAGGTAAATTGAGATCAGCATCAAAATCAGTTTCTGGCTGAAGATATGATGGGACTGCAGCTGACTCAAACTCCATATCAGACTCCAAAGCATCCAGCTCTGCAATGTCAAAGGAGAAAATTGATAAGTAAATCAAACTGATAATTCCCTCCACAAAGTAGGCAATAAACATCACTGGCTAGATGGTAAAGAAGAAAATTTAGGCCATTTAGGGTATGAAACAGTGAATCATTTAGAGTTTTAGACCATTAGCAACTAAGCGTACTGCCAGGTGATGGGCCAAAGACCAAGGAAGCCTTAAAGACAGATAGAATTATCATATTGCCAAGATGAAACTATAGTATCCATACCCCCCATCAGTTCTTCCTCATCAACATCATCAGGTATGTTATAGCTTCTACCAAGAGTTTCTTGTATCTCATTGCTCACATCCATCAGATCCGTCATTTCATCTTGCATATTCTGACAAATTGCAGGAAGGAGTAAGTACAACCCAAATTACCCAAAAAATGGAGGGATGGTAAGCAACAAATAAATCAGCAAATACTAAAGGCATCCCATCAAGCATTCTCCACCATATGAATGATGTTGTATATACACTAGATCACCTAGAAACCTCCAAAAGCAAAGGATGATTGTTTGAGGATATCGGTTACATAAGGGTGACAAACAATCAAAGAAAATCATGCTCTGCCTTTGATTAATAGAAGAGAAAATAAATCCAAAGATAGAAGGATCATGTAGCTTATGACAACTTATTCAGTTATTTCTGATTACTAAAATAACCGCAAAATCATCAGCAGTGCTCATATAGCATGTCTGGAAACTTTTAACAATGCATCAGAAGTCTACATGCGAAGCAAAGAAATATATATCACTAAAATCTGAAAGTGCTGGAAGCAAGACAAGAGTAGCAATGCATACATCAATGTCCTCAATCTTGACGGTTTTCATCATTCCCTTGAGCTCCTTGTTCGCTGCCTTCATAGCATTCATCtgagaaaaggaaacaaaaaccaCTCCATATGAACATTGGCATTGCAAAGAGGAATGTACTTGCTAGAGCAGAGCTTTGAGGGACATTACAGTCTGCTGAGCGTCCTTGAGGCCATCAGCAGCAAAGGCAACTTGGTCTAGATTGTAGGTTTGGTTGTACAGCATGTTGCGTTGCTCCTCATACCTAAGAGGCAAATTGGTAATGTCAAATTGATACAAATGGATAATGGCTGCCTGCTACTACTATCCCAATGTCATTACAACTGCTTAATCCCTGAAGCGTAGTAAGAACAGTAAGGAAGCAGATAAGGAACAGGGAACGGAGGGAGGGAACATGGGGAGAGAATCCATCACGAGAGTGAGGAAGGGAGTAGAGTACAAACATGCGCTTGTGCTTGAGGAGTCGGATGGCGCGCGCCTTGATGGCCTCCTGGGACGGGCCGGGGCGGGTCTTGCGGATCTGCTCCTTGTACCTTGCCAGCTCCTCGTCCAGCTTCTTGATCTTCTCGTCCACCGTCTCGCCCCGCTTGTTTATCTGCCGAATCCCGCATTGGAGACCAGATCAAAATGGGGTTAGGTTGCCCAGTGGCCATGGATCGATGTAATTGGAGCAGGGAGTAATGGCAGCAGGTTAAGTGACTGACTCGCTCGGTGGCGTCTTGGATGGAG
This window encodes:
- the LOC101765827 gene encoding vacuolar protein sorting-associated protein 60.1 translates to MKKIFGAKKDKGPPPSIQDATERINKRGETVDEKIKKLDEELARYKEQIRKTRPGPSQEAIKARAIRLLKHKRMYEEQRNMLYNQTYNLDQVAFAADGLKDAQQTMNAMKAANKELKGMMKTVKIEDIDNMQDEMTDLMDVSNEIQETLGRSYNIPDDVDEEELMGELDALESDMEFESAAVPSYLQPETDFDADLNLPAAPTRPAAVPAGGQEDELGLPAVPRASLRRSKVEISLQRYTRFKRSGMGISLPDHTEPSCHFTATLDQHKESSDQKMQAAATAVRFSAVAPVKGRPAVRSVAAVRVVLRRSFRAAAVAVSAAEPAEVDYSSSSSVFPMEACELFGGDACSGQMYPEARLAASAAADAATRRQEEVERDYVSYDEPKTVFPGEACDDLGGEFCEEPYQAGVSRDLAHPEA